One region of Salvelinus namaycush isolate Seneca chromosome 3, SaNama_1.0, whole genome shotgun sequence genomic DNA includes:
- the mis12 gene encoding protein MIS12 homolog — protein sequence MAEYITSEEEAMSPSSLKLYEAQFFGFTPQTCMVRVYSAFQDCLNELLLVVEAVFVRKLSGTEPNGEQLRLRARECTQKLQIFLQERFKRLSGRMETVLVNNVLSVPPNVLLPDDQPHKKYPQRLEEVLKLESSLAELQQAYQVEVCARQALLAELEEQREVQEQLDGILRWIGELQAAWMKDGMGSFHNSFCVMMQSVKKLQAVIGEINKKSKRLDEDSSVGWTHMV from the exons ATGGCGGAGTACATAACCAGTGAGG AGGAGGCAatgtctccctcctccctcaAGCTGTACGAGGCACAGTTCTTTGGTTTCACCCCTCAGACCTGCATGGTGAGAGTATACAGTGCCTTTCAGGACTGCCTGAATGAATTGCTGCTTGTCGTAGAAGCAGTGTTCGTGAGAAAACTAAGCGGGACTGAACCAAATGGAGAGCAACTACGTTTAAGGGCAAGAGAATGCACCCAAAAGTTGCAGATATTCCTTCAGGAACGCTTCAAGCGTCTGTCTGGTCGCATGGAAACCGTTTTGGTCAACAACGTCCTCTCAGTCCCGCCTAATGTGTTGCTGCCTGACGACCAGCCACACAAAAAGTACCCTCAACGTTTAGAGGAGGTTCTTAAGCTGGAGTCTTCCCTGGCGGAGCTGCAACAAGCGTACCAAGTGGAAGTGTGTGCCAGGCAGGCCTTGCTGGCTGAACTTGAGGAGCAAAGAGAGGTCCAAGAGCAGCTGGATGGGATCCTGAGATGGATTGGAGAACTACAGGCAGCATGGATGAAGGACGGAATGGGCAGCTTTCACAACAGCTTCTGTGTGATGATGCAGTCGGTCAAGAAACTGCAGGCTGTCATTGGAGAGATCAATAAGAAAAGCAAAAGACTGGATGAGGACTCGTCAGTAGGATGGACCCacatggtgtaa
- the derl2 gene encoding derlin-2, translating to MAYQTFQQEYLQIPVVTRAYTTACVLTTAAVQLELITPFQLYFNPDLILRNYQVWRLITNFLFFGPVGFNFLFNMIFLYRYCRMLEEGSFRGRTADFVFMFLFGGLLMTIFGTFVSLVFLGQAFTIMLVYVWSRRNPNVRMNFFGLLNFQAPFLPWVLMGFSLLLGNSIIVDLLGIAVGHVYFFLEDVFPNQPGGGRWLKTPFFLKMLFDTPEEDANYNPLPEERPGGFAWGEGQRLGG from the exons ATGGCTTACCAGACTTTTCAGCAGGAATATTTACAGATTCCTGTTGTAACTCGGGCATACACAACTGCCTGCGTCCTCACCACCGCTGCCGTG CAATTAGAACTCATCACACCTTTCCAACTATACTTCAATCCTGATTTGATACTAAGGAATTATCAG GTATGGAGACTCATAACCAACTTTCTATTTTTCGGTCCAGTTGGCTTCAACTTCCTTTTCAATATGATTTTTTT GTATCGATACTGTCGTATGCTGGAGGAGGGCTCTTTCAGGGGCCGCACCGCTGACTTTGTCTTCATGTTCCTCTTCGGTGGCCTTCTGATGACT ATATTTGGCACCTTTGTGAGTCTGGTGTTCTTGGGCCAAGCCTTCACCATCATGCTGGTGTACGTGTGGAGCAGGCGTAACCCCAACGTTCGCATGAACTTCTTTGGCCTGCTGAACTTTCAGGCGCCCTTTCTCCCTTGGGTGCTCATGGGAttctctctgctgctgggcaACTCCATCATTGTGGATTTACTAG GTATCGCTGTGGGTCATGTGTACTTCTTTCTGGAGGATGTGTTCCCAAACCAGCCAGGTGGTGGCAGATGGCTCAAGACTCCCTTTTTTCT TAAGATGCTGTTTGACACTCCAGAGGAGGATGCCAACTACAACCCTCTTCCCGAGGAGCGTCCGGGGGGGTTCGCCTGGGGAGAGGGACAGCGCCTCGGGGGTTAA